A DNA window from Aspergillus nidulans FGSC A4 chromosome I contains the following coding sequences:
- a CDS encoding uncharacterized protein (transcript_id=CADANIAT00006836) — translation MTEMYSGLHVGQRFASLEDFKALVRSISVRQHWELRVTRSNKKSVVIGCRSSPNCFFRVVCRANRNATYISSLQDSHSCRRNATSTTKTPARSEASHVRFLLSEIPKLFDMRNKIKAQDIVDAVKRYHGYDISTRQAQRALIRLQQRGSQQQSDAANSSSGEDRQESQPPPVEGQSEGSAYAGIPGQRWMPESVPPNLVDNPQSQNEDPPNPTFSATPLQGQPIQQHPQQLQNPQRIQSTVQTQQPLPPPTPVLQAPAVPQHEPTSLNHPLHAQVTSQQPSYSLPTPIQPTPRQAGLTKSPTQTQPQPTQGHPSAPQLVLTNFKIEFSCTTCGALNQSFFPNQGNVTGGHYIPPHPIPDHASIPHGAGPSAPTAAAQAIVESLQHIPTIVLHKV, via the exons ATGACGGAGATGTATTCGGGTCTCCATGTGGGCCAGCGGTTTGCATCATTGGAAGACTTTAAAGCTCTGGTACGGAGTATATCTGTGCGGCAACATTGGGAACTTCGCGTGACGCGGAGCAACAAGAAGAGTGTGGTGATAGGCTGCCGGTCCTCGCCCAATTGCTTCTTTCGTGTCGTTTGTCGTGCAAACAGGAACGCAACATATATCAGCAGTCTTCAGGACAGTCATAGCTGTCGACGAAATGCGACCTCGACGACCAAGACCCCGGCTCGCTCGGAAGCCTCCCATGTGCGGTTCCTGCTCAGTGAGATACCGAAACTATTTGACATGCGAAACAAAATCAAGGCGCAGGATATTGTTGACGCGGTGAAACGGTATCACGGATACGATATATCCACTAGGCAGGCCCAACGTGCCCTAATCAGACTTCAGCAGAGGGGttctcagcagcaaagcGATGCAGCCAACTCGTCAAGTGGGGAGGACCGACAGGAGTCTCAGCCACCGCCTGTAGAAGGGCAGAGTGAGGGTTCAGCTTATGCTGGCATTCCGGGTCAGAGATGGATGCCTGAGTCTGTTCCGCCGAATCTAGTTGATAATCCCCAGTCACAAAACGAAGATCCACCAAATCCTACCTTTTCCGCTACACCTTTACAGGGACAGCCGATACAGCAACATCCCCAGCAGTTACAAAATCCTCAAAGGATACAGTCCACGGTTCAAACGCAACAACCACTACCTCCTCCTACACCGGTTCTGCAAGCGCCAGCGGTTCCACAGCATGAGCCGACGTCCCTCAACCATCCCCTACACGCCCAAGTAACCTCACAACAACCTTCCTATTCTCTACCAACACCAATACAACCTACTCCTCGACAGGCAGGGCTCACCAAGTCTCCGACACAAACTCAGCCCCAACCTACTCAAGGCCATCCTTCCGCACCGCAACTAGTTCTTACAAATTTCAAGATCGAATTCTCCTGCACCACGTGTGGTGCTCTCAACCAGAGCTTCTTTCCTAATCAAGGAAACGTGACTGGCGGGCATTACATTCCTCCGCATCCTATTCCCGATCATGCCAGTATACCGCACGGCGCCGGCCCATCGGCACCCACGGCCGCCGCTCAGGCCATCGTTGAAAGC CTCCAGCACATACCCACAATAGTCCTACATAAGGTCTGA
- a CDS encoding snoRNA-binding rRNA-processing protein IMP3 (transcript_id=CADANIAT00006839), translating into MVRKLKHHEQKLLRKVNLTTYKSDHAHRESQIIQRYYLQNPVDYKKYSAIVGSLRQLAHKLSALDPDSDPIRQKTESEVLDKLWRMGILKQSREQGAGLSRIEREVTVSAFCRRRLAVVMARSGMVENIKTAVTFIEQGHVRVGSEVVTDPAYLVTRNMEDFVTWVDSSKIKRNIMRYRENLDDFDLM; encoded by the exons ATGGTCCGCAAACTCAAGCATCACGAGCAGAA ACTCCTCCGGAAAGTAAACCTAACAACCTACAAATCCGACCACGCGCATCGAGAGTCTCAGATCATCCAACGATACTACCTCCAAAACCCCGTCGACTACAAGAAATATTCCGCAATTGTCGGATCCTTGCGGCAGCTCGCACACAAGCTCTCCGCACTTGACCCCGATTCCGACCCCATCCGCCAGAAAACTGAATCCGAGGTTCTGGATAAACTGTGGCGCATGGGAATCCTCAAACAAAGTCGTGAGCAAGGTGCAGGATTGAGTAGAATTGAGCGCGAGGTGACGGTTAGCGCATTTTGTCGACGACGGCTGGCAGTTGTTATGGCGAGGAGTGGGATGGTGGAAAACATCAAGACG GCCGTAACGTTCATCGAGCAAGGGCATGTGCGTGTCGGATCGGAGGTCGTCACGGACCCGGCGTACCTGGTTACCCGGAACATGGAGGACTTCGTGACGTGGGTGGATTCCAGCAAGATCAAGCGGAATATCATGCGGTATCGCGAGAACCTGGATGATTTTGATCTAATGTAG
- a CDS encoding putative DnaJ domain protein (transcript_id=CADANIAT00006840), with protein MRLMRELFFTFAVVLLLVQLVLAAEDYYKILGLDKGASEKDIRRAYRTLSKKFHPDKNPGDDTAREKFVEIAEAYEVLSTPSTRKIYDQYGREGVEQHRQGGQAGGHTHDPFDLFSRFFGGGGHFGHAPGHRRGPDMEFRIGLPLRDFYTGRSFELNIERQQICETCQGTGSADREVITCDKCSGRGVVIQKHMLAPGMFQQVQMQCDKCRGQGKTIKKPCPVCHGHRVVRKDVETSVTIEPGMDKGTRLVFENEGDESPDYIAGDLVLILEEKEPELGTAEEYRTDGTFFRRKGRDLFWKETLSLREAWMGDWTRNITHLDGHVVRLGRSRGEVVQPLSVETVKGEGMPFWSDGHIHDHDDQGPGNLYVEYIVILPDQMESGMEKDFHALWEKWRRKNGVDLAKDSQRPPAPVKDEL; from the exons ATGCGTCTTATGCGAGAGCTTTTCTTCACATTCGCTgttgtgctgctgcttgtgcAGTTGGTGCTCGCGGCCGAGGACTACTATAAAATCCTGGGTTTGGATAAGGGTGCTTCAGAGAAGGACATTAGACGCGCATATCGCACACTGAGCAAGAAGTTCCATCCGGATAAGAATCC CGGCGACGATACCGCACGCGAGAAATTCGTTGAGATCGCCGAGGCGTACGAAGTCCTGTCTACACCATCCACGCGCAAAATCTACGATCAGTATGGACGAGAGGGGGTTGAGCAGCACCGACAGGGCGGGCAGGCAGGCGGCCACACACACGACCCGTTCGATCTATTCTCCCGCTTCTTCGGGGGCGGCGGACACTTTGGACATGCGCCGGGTCATCGACGCGGGCCGGATATGGAGTTCCGCATTGGACTGCCGCTGCGCGATTTCTACACTGGTCGGTCGTTTGAGTTAAATATTGAGCGGCAGCAGATTTGCGAGACGTGTCAGGGAACAGGGTCCGCGGATCGCGAGGTCATAACGTGTGATAAGTGCTCGGGACGGGGAGTGGTTATTCAGAAACATATGCTTGCGCCCGGGATGTTCCAGCAGGTGCAGATGCAGTGTGATAAGTGTCGCGGGCAGGGGAAGACTATCAAGAAACCTTGTCCTGTCTGTCATGGGCATCGAGTCGTTCGGAAGGATGTTGAGACATCTGTCACGATTGAGCCGGGTATGGACAAGGGCACGCGCCTTGTGTTTGAGAATGAGGGAGATGAGAGTCCCGACTATATCGCGGGTGATTTGGTCTTGAttcttgaagagaaagagccggAGCTGGGCACGGCAGAGGAATACCGAACAGACGGCACATTTTTCCGCCGGAAGGGACGAGATCTGTTCTGGAAAGAAACGCTGTCACTGCGGGAGGCATGGATGGGTGACTGGACGCGCAACATCACGCACCTTGACGGTCATGTTGTTCGTCTCGGCCGGTCACGCGGGGAAGTAGTACAGCCGCTGTCCGTGGAGACAGTCAAGGGCGAAGGTATGCCATTCTGGTCGGACGGACACATTCATGATCATGACGATCAGGGCCCCGGGAATTTATATGTTGAGTACATCGTCATTTTGCCGGACCAGATGGAGAGCGGAATGGAGAAAGACTTTCACGCGCTGTGGGAAAAATGGCGCAGGAAGAACGGGGTTGATTTGGCGAAGGACAGCCAACGGCCGCCAGCTCCAGTTAAGGACGAGTTATGA
- a CDS encoding uncharacterized protein (transcript_id=CADANIAT00006841) yields the protein MSRAETEPLLPRYDDETSRQRRLHQKIHTYQMLRAFSEGYMPSTEQAVANLRSLLAFDIFNPRNPDIGSVGRQLVRDCRLWIQLLIEFLQTKNSEDQLQEFIWHLSHGRATIHARQLTQRAADTKAKADTKAAYDSLRTVGNLLLTNADFRLFVEDLTTVGREIFSDTAFSLSRASRKAGKKLKPKQEDQQALSGAGADEGHTVSNEELREEVTHVADVAKNGLVQTGKEAKESVEEHLTGKEQETLLYRLKQTVLKLRERRDYTDSVAILARLLQKYASVYVNAATDAVATAEDETEINEDLKKAIRKFWALLQTIGDSKEWQALEQRLHDVLQHASGDPDFENLVSEIGSAMQEMMTNPDSFDSAQEKIGELKEKSKQVGAESSLRKDVDEFLAQAKRALHTISQDESVSKLTSASRKLYKDVSEGYHNRRGNLPADMLEIFLPLVLRNIQYIPIPRLEISAPEVDLLIENLILEPGHTVNYSSFLPYRMHVTTRNDIDVVKRHSKRTTANLRTMFTVSLSGINVSASEFGFWLRTHKALFFYLKDQGIASFYLDKRGIDISLDVEVGRDRLEQIFTLRGVRVRIHKLDYKVHSGRWRFLIWLTKPFLKHMIRRVLEKQIAESIVQAAHALNRELVFARERLRAARIASPQDLFTFVRAVLARLAPAPNPDIDARVGIDAPGSGVFKNVYAPGSLVKVWNDEARQAHDAVEEGEETPGLHRTWRNTIFDVPV from the exons ATGTCGCGGGCAGAAACGGAaccccttctccctcgctATGACGACGAAACGAGCCGTCAGCGTCGGCTGCATCAGAAGATCCATACCTATCAGATGCTTCGTGCCTTTTCCGAGGGGTACATGCCATCGACCGAGCAAGCAGTCGCCAACCTCCGCTCTTTACTAGCGTTCGATATCTTCAACCCTCGTAATCCCGATATAGGTTCGGTGGGCCGCCAGCTGGTCCGCGATTGCCGCCTGTGGATCCAGTTGTTGATCGAGTTCCTACAGACTAAGAACAGCGAGGATCAATTGCAGGAATTCATCTGGCATCTCTCCCACGGCAGGGCCACTATCCACGCCAGGCAGCTCACGCAACGAGCAGCTGATACGAAAGCCAAAGCAGACACTAAAGCAG CTTATGATAGCCTTCGGACTGTCGGAAACCTTCTGTTAACCAATGCCGACTTCCGCCTGTTCGTTGAAGACTTGACCACCGTAGGTCGTGAAATATTCTCGGATACAGCGTTCTCTCTGTCCAGAGCGTCACGAAAAGCCGGGAAGAAGCTCAAACCAAAGCAGGAGGACCAACAAGCTCTGTCTGGCGCCGGTGCGGATGAGGGGCATACCGTTTCAAATGAGGAGCTACGCGAAGAAGTAACTCATGTCGCAGACGTTGCTAAGAATGGACTTGTCCAAACGGGCAAGGAGGCTAAAGAGTCTGTCGAGGAACACCTGACCGGAAAGGAGCAAGAGACTCTGCTATACAGGCTGAAGCAGACAGTCCTCAAGCTCCGCGAGCGCAGAGACTACACGGACTCGGTTGCGATCCTTGCACGGTTGTTGCAGAAGTATGCCTCGGTCTACGTGAATGCCGCCACGGACGCCGTCGCAACTGCCGAGGACGAGACTGAGATTAACGAAGACCTCAAAAAGGCGATACGTAAATTTTGGGCACTGCTTCAGACGATTGGTGATTCCAAAGAATGGCAAGCTTTGGAACAACGGCTTCACGACGTGCTCCAGCACGCCAGCGGGGATCCTGATTTTGAGAACTTGGTGTCAGAAATAGGATCCGCCATGCAGGAAATGATGACAAACCCAGACTCTTTTGACTCGGCCCAGGAGAAAATTGGAGAGCTTAAGGAGAAATCCAAGCAAGTTGGCGCTGAGTCCAGTTTGCGAAAGGATGTGGACGAATTCCTTGCCCAGGCCAAACGAGCTCTGCACACCATCTCCCAGGATGAGTCAGTTTCCAAACTGACTAGCGCGTCTCGCAAGCTCTACAAGGATGTTTCAGAGGGCTATCATAACCGGCGTGGAAATCTGCCTGCGGATATGCTTGAGATCTTTTTGCCTCTTGTTCTCCGCAACATCCAATATATTCCTATTCCTCGCCTGGAGATTTCTGCGCCAGAGGTCGACCTTTTGATTGAGAACCTGATTCTCGAACCCGGTCACACTGTGAACTACTCGTCGTTCCTTCCTTATCGGATGCATGTTACCACCCGCAATGACATCGACGTCGTCAAGCGGCACTCGAAGAGGACTACAGCAAATTTGAGGACAATGTTCACCGTCTCACTTTCTGGGATCAACGTGAGTGCGTCAGAATTTGGCTTTTGGCTCCGTACCCATAaagccctcttcttctatcTCAAGGACCAAGGTATTGCAAGCTTCTACCTCGACAAGCGGGGTATCGATATCTCCCTAGACGTGGAAGTTGGTCGAGACCGCCTGGAGCAGATCTTCACCTTGCGCGGAGTACGTGTGCgcatccacaagctcgactACAAAGTGCACAGCGGTAGATGGAGATTTCTGATCTGGCTCACCAAGCCCTTCCTCAAGCACATGATCCGCCGGGTGTTGGAGAAGCAAATTGCCGAGTCAATCGTCCAGGCGGCTCATGCACTGAATAGGGAACTTGTGTTTGCTCGGGAGCGTCTTCGAGCCGCACGCATCGCTAGCCCTCAGGATCTATTCACTTTTGTCCGTGCGGTACTGGCCCGCTTGGCGCCAGCCCCTAACCCAGATATTGACGCCCGCGTGGGCATCGACGCACCAGGCAGTGGAGTCTTCAAGAACGTCTATGCTCCTGGGAGTCTTGTTAAAGTATGGAATGATGAGGCACGACAGGCACATGATGCtgtggaggagggcgaggaaaCTCCAGGCTTGCACAGGACCTGGCGAAATACCATCTTTGATGTTCCAGTATGA
- a CDS encoding putative C6 transcription factor (transcript_id=CADANIAT00006837): MNPSDLAAPQTRASSPYRDYNPRKRGRTACTRCKTRKQKCDNEYPVCSNCLRAGAECDKASTPDRYTRALEERIAYLESQLESEAAKSRTASNHAHPVATFLSPHAQDTAGQGQAGSTGSAGSGMGNGIDHNAVGELVGFLAINSTEAPAYIGSSSGLSLAANLGEMVQATVWNQVLSSSRNQPSLSGEGRANLDPRVSGLPPQPTPSDRAPGLDRPRTLRMEELLAKSTEPPNDEMGGRILHAYLTRLHVRYPFLDRKELWCLHEDRWRLAKAKREELTKSERFGIFKLYLTYAIGATTMQLSEKYDYVPPERFYITALQQVPAMCETRSVENVEAMTLLVVYHLRSASSQGVWYMIGLAMRTAIDLGLHRKANELNLDPITAQMRRRLFWTVYYLERVVSVSLGRPFSIADRHIDLPLPVDVDDDVRDPALLPPESPPVTSPEGNTNGNSTSSRITSLTFSIYLITLRRIDSRIQHKIYRADRPLHLLRSKMDRLFLELEEWKVSALQRFTGSDLDYPMLHYNRALRLLIQPFLPSLPLTDPYYHICLRAAGDICQTHKRLHQTLEYGHSFLAVQTVFISGITLLYALWTHSDQVWSVRMSNDIRACSTVLFVMGERAVWVKKYRDAFELLVNAAMEKLQGNEAAKKAGMAELMTAQHAGLGVGPGAGYGLGISSHASAGQNPNPAIATASGYPGTAHTHHTVVTPDSNPNQGLFDPASQDHGVRMALQLAPWIDLEDGHGPFWVPDFETLENFSGNLWSAGDPTAFNPL, translated from the exons ATGAACCCTTCTGACTTGGCTGCACCCCAGACAAGGGCATCTTCTCCTTACCGAGACTACAATCCTCGcaagagaggaagaacggcATGCACTCGATGCAAGACCAGGAAGCAAAAG TGTGATAACGAGTATCCTGTCTGCTCCAACTGTCTCAGAGCCGGCGCTGAATGCGACAAGGCATCA ACACCTGATAGATACACTCGTGCCCTAGAGGAGCGCATTGCATATCTAGAGTCGCAGCTAGAGTCGGAGGCCGCTAAAAGCAGAACTGCTAGTAACCATGCACATCCGGTCGCAACGTTTTTGTCACCGCATGCCCAAGATACTGCTGGGCAAGGACAGGCAGGCAGTACCGGGAGTGCTGGTAGTGGGATGGGAAACGGAATTGACCACAATGCGGTAGGAGAACTTGTAGGATTTCTTGCCATCAACTCCACTGAGGCGCCTGCGTATATTGGCTCGAGCTCGGGACTCTCCCTCGCAGCCAACCTGGGCGAAATGGTCCAGGCCACTGTGTGGAACCAAGTGCTGTCTTCATCGCGCAATCAGCCTTCTCTCTCTGGTGAGGGTAGAGCGAATTTAGATCCCAGAGTATCTGGACTCCCTCCACAGCCAACGCCGTCTGACAGGGCTCCTGGTCTGGATCGCCCGCGTACGTTGCGCATGGAAGAGTTGCTTGCGAAAAGCACAGAACCGCCAAACGATGAGATGGGTGGACGGATTCTTCACGCATACCTGACTAGGCTTCATGTTCGGTATCCGTTCCTTGACCGCAAGGAACTCTGGTGTCTGCATGAGGACCGTTGGCGACTAGCTAAAGCGAAGCGGGAAGAGCTCACAAAATCCGAACGATTCGGCATCTTCAAGCTATATCTGACGTATGCGATTGGAGCTACCACTATGCAGTTGAGTGAAAAATACGACTATGTTCCACCAGAG CGATTTTACATCACAGCCCTTCAGCAAGTGCCAGCTATGTGTGAGACTAGATCAGTAGAGAACGTCGAGGCTATGACGCTTCTAGTCGTATACCACCTGCGCTCTGCATCCAGTCAAGGTGTCTGGTACATGATCGGCCTGGCTATGCGTACAGCAATCGATCTCGGGCTACACCGCAAAGCCAACGAACTAAACCTCGACCCAATCACAGCACAAATGCGGCGACGTCTGTTTTGGACAGTATACTACCTAGAACGAGTTGTATCAGTGTCTCTTGGACGGCCATTCAGTATTGCAGACAGGCATATCGACCTCCCTCTCCCGGTCGACGTCGATGACGACGTCCGTGATCCAGCACTGCTTCCGCCGGAATCCCCCCCAGTTACTTCGCCCGAGGGTAATACCAATGGTAACAGCACGAGCAGCCGTATCACATCACTCACCTTCTCCATATACCTGATCACACTCCGCCGCATCGACTCGCGCATTCAACATAAGATCTACCGCGCTGACAGGCCGCTTCATTTACTCCGCTCCAAAATGGACCGCCTTTTtctcgagctggaagaatggaaagtATCGGCCCTTCAACGATTCACGGGGTCAGACCTTGACTACCCCATGCTCCACTACAACCGTGCCCTACGGCTCCTCATCCAACCTTTCCTCCCTTCACTTCCTCTCACCGATCCCTACTATCACATATGCCTGCGCGCAGCAGGCGATATCTGCCAGACACACAAACGGCTTCACCAAACTTTGGAGTATGGCCACTCCTTCCTCGCTGTTCAAACAGTCTTCATTTCCGGGATAACCCTTCTCTACGCGCTCTGGACACATAGCGACCAGGTCTGGTCCGTCCGGATGAGCAATGACATCCGCGCTTGCTCCACCGTTCTCTTCGTCATGGGCGAGCGCGCCGTTTGGGTGAAGAAATACCGCGACGCCTTTGAACTTCTCGTCAACGCCGCCATGGAGAAACTTCAAGGCAACGAGGCCGCGAAAAAAGCGGGAATGGCCGAGTTAATGACAGCCCAGCATGCTGGACTCGGAGTTGGACCGGGTGCTGGATACGGTCTCGGCATCAGTTCGCATGCCAGCGCAGGCCAGAACCCTAATCCCGCGATAGCTACCGCGTCGGGATACCCTGGTACAGCGCACACACATCACACAGTCGTCACACCCGACTCGAATCCGAACCAGGGTCTTTTCGACCCGGCAAGTCAGGACCACGGCGTGCGGATGGCGCTACAGCTTGCGCCGTGGATTGATCTTGAGGACGGACATGGGCCGTTCTGGGTTCCTGATTTCGAGACCCTAGAGAATTTTTCGGGGAACCTGTGGAGTGCTGGGGACCCAACGGCATTCAACCCGCTGTAG
- a CDS encoding malate dehydrogenase (oxaloacetate-decarboxylating) maeA (transcript_id=CADANIAT00006842), giving the protein MRWIPSPGGSMLVSRGLLHKIRPSPSAQLPLSVFPSSSFVFGSRCHSGAAVTQKSRMARFPSQQSRPVHATPHVNHNGPIEQNYDTANPAYIRKYLRTYGLTPPRPESYETQKTRCLAQLALKQTPIDKFLYLSTLRKNNVHLFYRLVTDHLRELTPLIYTPVVGEACQRWSEIYQQPEGMYLSWEDRGNLASVIANWPQPNVEITCITDGSRILGLGDLGINGMGIPIGKLALYTTCAGIRPEATLPLTLDLGTSNKALREDPLYLGSRRDKITPDEEREFLDELMAALTERWPGIVIQFEDFKNPFPALERYQDVYTCFNDDIQGTGAVILGGVINAVKRSGVPCKDQRAVFFGAGSAGVGVAKQIVAFFMREGMTEDEARSCFWLVDTKGLVTADRGDKLAEHKVYFARTDNAGQQFKTLEEVVDHVKPSILMGLSTQGGVFTPEILRKMAEWNTNPMIFPLSNPSSKSECDFETAVTNTDGRVLFASGSPFPTMSFTNSAGETKMYYPGQGNNMYVFPGIGLGTILSKAVKVTDSMIYASGEALSKALTAEEIERGLLYPDLTRIRKVSVVVARNVIRAAQEAKVDRETTLRTMDDETLDAWIKSRMYDPHTEVQSLEREVGSILSTLGAPQQFVNGSSDEAKL; this is encoded by the exons ATGCGGTGGATTCCTTCTCCAGGGGGTTCAATGCTAGTGTCTCGTGGATTGCTACATAAAATAAGACCGTCGCCTTCAGCTCAATTGCCACTCTCTGtcttcccatcttcctccttcgtctttgGTTCTCGCTGCCATAGTGGTGCTGCTGTGACTCAGAAATCCAGAATGGCTCGGTTTCCCTCACAACAAAGTCGTCCGGTCCATGCGACCCCCCATGTGAACCACAATGGGCCAAT TGAACAAAATTATGACACCGCCAACCCGGCCTATATTCGCAAGTATCTCCGCACATACGGCCTGACTCCTCCTCGCCCAGAAAGCTACGAGACCCAGAAGACACGGT GTCTCGCCCAGTTGGCCTTGAAGCAAACCCCCATCGATAAATTCCTCTATCTCAGCACTCTCCGTAAGAACAATGTGCACCTGTTTTACCGTCTGGTCACAGATCATCTTAGG GAATTGACTCCCCTCATCTATACCCCGGTCGTTGGCGAAGCCTGCCAGAGGTGGTCCGAGATCTACCAGCAGCCGGAAG GTATGTACCTTAGCTGGGAAGACCGGGGTAACTTGGCCTCTGTCATTGCCAACTGGCCCCAGCCCAACGTTGAGATCACATGCATCACCGATGGTTCCCGAATTCTCGGACTAGGTGACCTTGGCATCAACGGAATGGGTATTCCCATTGGCAAGTTGGCTCTCTACACCACATGTGCTGGTATCCGACCCGAGGCCACTCTCCCTTTGACTCTAGATCTCGGCACAAGCAACAAGGCTCTCCGGGAAGACCCGCTCTACTTAGGTAGCCGCCGCGATAAGATCACTCCCGATGAGGAGCGGGAGTTCTTGGACGAGCTGATGGCCGCCCTGACGGAGCGCTGGCCGGG TATCGTCATTCAGTTTGAAGACTTCAAGAATCCATTCCCTGCGCTCGAACGGTATCAGGATGTCTACACATGCTTCAACGATGACATCCAGGGTACTGGTGCCGTGATCCTCGGTGGTGTCATCAATGCTGTGAAGCGCTCAGGGGTCCCTTGCAAGGACCAGCGTGCAGTTTTCTTCGGTGCGGGAAGTGCCGGAGTGGGTGTTGCGAAGCAGATTGTTGCTTTCTTCATGCGCGAGGGCATGACCGAGGATGAAGCTCGGTCATGCTTCTGGCTCGTCGACACCAAAGGTCTTGTGACAGCAGACCGCGGTGACAAGCTTGCCGAACACAAGGTCTACTTTGCTCGCACAGACAATGCGGGCCAGCAGTTCAAGACCTTGGAGGAAGTCGTCGACCACGTCAAGCCCTCGATCCTGATGGGTCTTTCCACCCAAGGTGGCGTTTTCACACCCGAGATCCTGCGTAAGATGGCTGAGTGGAACACCAACCCGATGATCTTCCCTCTCTCCAACCCTTCGTCTAAATCTGAGTGTGACTTTGAGACCGCCGTGACAAACACCGACGGTCGtgtcctcttcgcctctgGCTCCCCCTTCCCTACAATGTCTTTCACCAACTCGGCGGGTGAGACAAAGATGTACTACCCCGGCCAGGGTAACAACATGTATGTTTTCCCTGGTATTGGACTGGGCACAATCCTGTCCAAGGCCGTCAAGGTCACCGACAGCATGATCTATGCCTCCGGTGAGGCTCTCTCCAAGGCCCTCACCGCGGAGGAGATTGAGCGTGGTCTCCTCTACCCTGATCTGACCCGCATTCGCAAGGTCAGCGTTGTCGTGGCTCGCAACGTTATCCGGGCTGCTCAAGAAGCCAAAGTTGATCGTGAGACTACTCTCCGAACGATGGATGATGAAACTCTTGATGCGTGGATCAAGAGTCGCATGTATGACCCACACACTGAGGTTCAATCTCTGGAGCGGGAAGTTGGCTCTATCCTGTCTACCCTGGGTGCTCCTCAACAGTTTGTGAATGGCTCTTCAGACGAGGCTAAGCTGTAA
- a CDS encoding uncharacterized protein (transcript_id=CADANIAT00006838): MASITCHRHLPPGPGGYDHYVHHHNSDVPPLHLAASTLAAPSSAPLCSDPKQDVSSIPTSLAVPVPVPVPVASLDTSSHTSTAAAASEKPHSCHSLDLAGSVYILSEARLSKGAKSTRAANGGMLDHSSPLPVSDKLRTPERRRTVSPSTRSSGEIRSTSRSTRRSGGGNGGGDGGHSHSRRSSLHSHRRTVTTTSLTPSRPDSPVRRENLIALHRESCRLFQDNNLASTTAAVTRQSSFSSSPPFTPRQARTYSNVSSPPVTPILERHHSSTFRHSYSSSNLHANHGTVPVSRVEVNLSAETKPTIIEWTSPSTRRREYKEIDRASSGVRGLWRRVAPRWCQFGDKRIPFFEEERDGKANYEGSVRRFRMDLPDELESGEYRNQGRRGLGMKLKPRLVVQVKRSKTSMSWL, from the coding sequence ATGGCCTCCATCACATGCCATCGTCACCTtcctcctggccctggtGGCTATGACCACTACGTCCACCACCATAATAGTGATGTCCCTCCACTACATCTAGCTGCATCGACCCTTGCAGCCCCTAGTTCCGCTCCACTCTGCTCCGATCCCAAGCAGGACGTATCGTCCATTCCTACGTCGCTGGCAGTAccagtgccagtgccagtgccagtgGCTTCGCTTGATACCTCGTCCCATACTAGTactgccgctgctgcctctgAGAAACCTCACTCTTGCCATTCTCTTGACCTTGCGGGGAGCGTATATATCCTCTCTGAGGCAAGGTTGAGCAAAGGAGCCAAATCCACCAGAGCTGCGAACGGCGGTATGCTTGACCATTCCTCACCACTGCCCGTGTCCGATAAGCTGCGGACGCCAGAGCGGAGACGGACAGTATCCCCTTCCACAAGGTCTTCCGGTGAAATTCGTTCGACTTCTCGCAGTACCCGGCGCTCTGGAGGTGGAAATGGAGGTGGTGATGGAGGTCATAGCCATAGTCGTCGGAGCTCGCTTCACTCTCACCGCCGTACAGTTACCACCACCTCCCTGACACCTTCTAGACCAGACTCACCGGTCCGGCGTGAGAATCTCATAGCCCTACATCGAGAGTCTTGTCGCCTTTTCCAGGATAACAACCTTGCCTCTACCACCGCCGCTGTCACCCGCCAgtcatccttctcttcttccccgCCATTTACTCCCCGTCAAGCAAGAACATACTCCAACGTCAGCTCACCTCCCGTAACGCCAATTCTTGAACGCCACCATTCCTCAACTTTCCGCCACTCATACTCTTCCAGCAACTTACATGCCAACCACGGAACCGTCCCGGTCTCGCGCGTGGAAGTTAATCTCTCCGCCGAGACAAAACCGACTATAATCGAATGGACATCTCCCTCCACCCGGCGCCGCGAGTACAAGGAAATCGACCGCGCGAGCAGCGGCGTCCGAGGGCTCTGGCGCCGCGTCGCACCCCGGTGGTGCCAGTTCGGCGATAAGCGGATTCCCTTCTTCGAGGAGGAAAGGGACGGCAAAGCGAATTATGAGGGGAGCGTCCGCAGGTTTCGGATGGATCTCcctgatgagctggagtCCGGTGAATATCGGAATCAGGGCCGGCGCGGACTCGGGATGAAACTGAAGCCGAGGTTGGTTGTGCAAGTTAAGAGGAGCAAGACGAGTATGAGCTGGTTATGA